One genomic window of Cricetulus griseus strain 17A/GY chromosome 3, alternate assembly CriGri-PICRH-1.0, whole genome shotgun sequence includes the following:
- the Pyroxd2 gene encoding pyridine nucleotide-disulfide oxidoreductase domain-containing protein 2: MAASLRGLSRALHSSPCPAWKRAQSGTEGRLKPEYDAVVIGAGHNGLVAAAYLQRLGVNTVVFERRHVIGGAAVTEEIIPGFRFSRASYLLSLLRPQIYKDLELKKHGLRLHLRNPYSFTPMLEEGTLSKLPRSLLLGTDMAENQKQISQFSQKDAQAFPRYEEFMSRLVLAIDPLLDSAPVDMAAFQHGSLLQRLRALSTLRPLLKAGRTLGAQLPQYYQVLTGPISKVLDHWFESEPLKATLATDAVIGAMTSPHTPGSGYVLLHHVMGNLEGIQGAWSYVQGGMGALSDAIASSATTHGASIFTEKTVAKVQVNSEGHVQGVILQDGQEVRSRVVLSCASPQVTFLELTPQEWLPETFVKRISQLDTQSPVTKINVAVDRLPNFRAAPNVPRDQPQPHHQCSIHLNCEDTLALHQAFEDAKDGLPSQRPMIELCIPSSLDPTLAPPGCHVVSLFTQYTPYTLAGGKIWDEQEKNNYADKVFDCIEAYAPGFKSSVLARDILTPRDLERIFGLPGGNIFHGAMSLDQLYFARPVPQHSGYRCPIQGLYLCGSGAHPGGGVMGAAGRNAAHEVFRDLKST, translated from the exons ATGGCTGCCAGCCTCCGAGGTCTCAGCAGAGCTTTGCACTCTTCTCCCTGCCCTGCTTGGAAACGAGCTCAGTCGGGAACCGAGGGGCGCCTGAAGCCCGAGTACGATGCCGTGGTGATAGGAGCAG GACACAATGGGCTGGTGGCT GCGGCATACCTCCAGAGACTGGGGGTAAACACTGTGGTCTTCGAGAGGCGCCATGTGATTGGGGGTGCAGCTGTCACTGAGGAGATCATTCCAG GATTCAGGTTCTCCCGGGCATCCTAtcttctcagcctcctgaggccaCAGATTTACAAAGACCTGGAGCTGAAG AAGCATGGGCTGAGGCTTCACCTCCGAAATCCCTACTCCTTCACCCCCATGCTGGAAGAGGGTACACTGAGCAAGTTGCCCAGGTCCCTTCTGCTGGGCACGGACATGGCTGAAAACCAGAAGCAAATCTCTCAGTTCTCACAGAAGGATGCTCAG GCCTTTCCCAGGTACGAGGAGTTCATGAGTCGCTTGGTGCTAGCCATTGACCCCCTGCTGGATTCTGCCCCCGTGGACATGGCAGCCTTCCAGCATGGCTCCCTGTTACAGAGACTCAGGGCACTGTCCACCCTGAGGCCCCTGCTGAAAGCAG GGCGCACCCTGGGAGCCCAGCTCCCCCAGTACTACCAGGTCCTCACAGGCCCCATCTCCAAG GTGCTAGACCACTGGTTTGAGTCTGAGCCTCTAAAGGCTACTCTGGCAACAGATGCTGTGATTGGAGCCATGACAAGCCCCCACACTCCAGGGAGTGG GTATGTGTTGCTTCACCATGTGATGGGAAACCTGGAGGGGATACAGGGCGCCTGGAGCTATGTCCAGGGTGGCATGGGTGCCCTCTCTGATGCCATTGCAAGCTCAGCTACTACGCATGGAGCAAGTATCTTCACAGAAAAG ACTGTGGCTAAGGTTCAGGTGAACAGTGAAGGCCACGTTCAAGGAGTCATACTACAGGATGGCCAGGAGGTGAGGAGCCGAGTCGTCTTGTCTTGTGCCTCACCACAGGTCACCTTCTTGGAGCTGACGCCACAG GAGTGGCTTCCAGAGACCTTTGTGAAGAGAATATCCCAGCTGGACACACAGTCTCCTGTTACCAAGATCAATG TGGCTGTGGACAGGCTGCCAAACTTCCGAGCAGCCCCCAATGTTCCCAGGGACCAGCCACAACCACATCATCAGTGTTCCATCCACCTGAACTGTGAAGACACCCTGGCCCTCCACCAGGCCTTTGAAGATGCCAAGGACGGCCTGCCTTCCCAAAG ACCTATGATTGAACTCTGCATCCCATCATCTCTGGACCCCACCCTGGCTCCTCCAGGCTGCCATGTTGTCTCCCTCTTCACTCAGTATACGCCCTACACCCTGGCAGGAGGCAAGATCTGGGATGAGCAGGAGAAAAACAACTATGCAGACAAAG TGTTTGACTGCATCGAGGCCTACGCCCCTGGCTTCAAGAGTTCTGTGCTGGCCAGAGACATCCTCACCCCACGGGATCTAGAGAGAATCTTCGGGCTTCCTGGAGGG AACATATTCCACGGTGCCATGTCCCTGGACCAGCTCTACTTTGCCCGTCCAGTGCCCCAACACTCTGGCTACAGATGCCCTATTCAGGGCCTGTACCTCTGTGGAAGTGGGGCCCACCCTG GAGGAGGTGTCATGGGAGCTGCTGGACGGAATGCAGCCCACGAAGTCTTTAGGGACCTCAAGAGCACGTGA